The following proteins are co-located in the Phaenicophaeus curvirostris isolate KB17595 chromosome 12, BPBGC_Pcur_1.0, whole genome shotgun sequence genome:
- the BCL2L10 gene encoding bcl-2-like protein 10: MPGSLREQTALLLEDYFQHRSGGGGAQPPSPTAAALRGAAAELERRERPFFRSCARLARAEPREAAALLRRVAEQLEAEGGLNWGRLLALVVFAGALAAALAERGCGDGPSCLAAELAEYLAEERGEWMEAHGGWDGFCRFFGRHGSQTTDQSNTISNAIMAAAGFGIAGLAFLLAVR; the protein is encoded by the exons ATGCCGGGCTCGCTGCGGGAGCAGACGGCGCTGCTGCTCGAGGATTACTTCCAGCAccgcagcggcggcggcggcgcgcagccccccagccccacggcggCCGCgctgcgcggggcggcggcggagcTGGAGCGGCGGGAGCGGCCGTTCTTCCGCTCGTGCGCGCGGCTGGCGCGGGCCGAGccgcgggaggcggcggcgctgcTGCGGCGGGTGGCGGAGCAGCTGGAGGCCGAGGGCGGCCTCAACTGGGGGCGGCTGCTGGCGCTCGTCGTCTTCGCCGGGGCGCTGGCCGCCGCGCTGGCCGAGCGGGGCTGCGGGGACGGGCCGAGCTGCCTGGCGGCCGAGCTCGCCGAGTACCTGGCCGAGGAGCGCGGGGAGTGGATGGAGGCGCACGGAGGATGG GATGGCTTCTGTCGCTTCTTCGGCAGACATGGCTCCCAGACGACTGACCAGAGCAACACCATAAGCAATGCAATCATGGCTGCAGCAGGATTCGGAATAGCAGGATTGGCTTTTCTCTTGGCTGTGCGGTAG